The Vibrio echinoideorum genome includes a region encoding these proteins:
- the nspC gene encoding carboxynorspermidine decarboxylase, which produces MQNNELKTPYFMINEEKLIANLEIAKQLKEISGVKLVLALKCFSTWGVFDIIKPYLDGTTSSGPYEVKLGHETFGGETHAYSVGYSEDDVREVADICDKMIFNSQSQLAAYRHIVEGKASLGLRLNPGVSYAGQDLANPARQFSRLGVQADHIKPETFDEINGVMFHMNCENKDVDSFIGLLDSISEQFGEHLDKLGWVSMGGGVFFTWPGYDIEKLGLALKSFSEKHGVQMYLEPGEAIITKTTDLVVTVVDIVENVKKTAIVDSATEAHRLDTLIYNEPASVLEASENGSHDYVIGSCSCLAGDQFCEASFDEPLKIGQKLHLLDSAGYTMVKLNWFNGLKMPSIYCERSNGEVQKLNEFGYEDFKRSLSQWSVK; this is translated from the coding sequence ATGCAAAACAACGAACTAAAAACGCCTTATTTCATGATCAACGAAGAGAAGTTGATTGCGAATTTAGAGATAGCTAAACAGCTGAAAGAGATTTCAGGTGTGAAGCTGGTATTGGCACTCAAGTGTTTTTCGACATGGGGTGTGTTTGACATCATCAAACCTTATCTCGATGGCACGACAAGCTCTGGCCCATACGAAGTAAAGCTTGGCCACGAAACCTTTGGTGGTGAAACGCACGCTTACAGTGTCGGTTACAGCGAAGATGACGTGAGAGAAGTCGCTGACATCTGCGACAAGATGATCTTCAACTCGCAAAGCCAGTTAGCGGCTTACCGTCATATTGTTGAAGGTAAAGCTTCACTGGGTTTACGTTTAAATCCGGGTGTGAGCTACGCAGGGCAAGACTTAGCAAACCCTGCACGCCAATTCTCGCGTTTGGGTGTTCAAGCTGATCACATCAAGCCTGAGACCTTCGATGAGATTAATGGCGTCATGTTTCACATGAACTGTGAGAACAAAGACGTCGATTCATTTATCGGCTTGCTTGATTCAATCTCAGAACAATTTGGTGAGCATTTAGATAAATTGGGCTGGGTGAGCATGGGCGGTGGTGTGTTCTTCACATGGCCGGGTTATGACATTGAGAAGCTGGGTCTTGCGCTAAAATCCTTCTCTGAAAAGCACGGTGTACAAATGTACCTTGAGCCGGGTGAAGCCATCATTACTAAAACGACGGATCTTGTCGTGACAGTAGTTGATATCGTAGAGAACGTGAAGAAAACGGCAATTGTCGATTCAGCTACCGAGGCGCACCGCCTAGATACGCTTATCTATAATGAACCAGCATCGGTATTGGAAGCGTCTGAAAATGGCAGCCATGACTATGTGATTGGTTCGTGTTCATGTCTTGCGGGCGATCAGTTCTGCGAAGCAAGCTTTGATGAGCCGTTGAAAATTGGTCAAAAGCTGCATCTGTTAGACAGTGCGGGTTACACCATGGTGAAACTGAACTGGTTCAACGGCCTTAAAATGCCTTCAATCTACTGCGAGCGCAGCAATGGCGAAGTTCAAAAGTTGAATGAGTTTGGCTATGAAGACTTCAAACGTTCTCTGTCACAGTGGTCAGTTAAGTAA
- a CDS encoding CinA family nicotinamide mononucleotide deamidase-related protein, with product MTKIAMLSTGEEVLHGDIVDTNAAWMSAEFYQHGFALAKRSTVGDQMNALIEELLMLSFNYDVVIVNGGLGPTTDDMSAAAAAAASEQRLVMFPEWLTRMEEMFSGRDMPMPDSNLKQALLPASSEIVDNPVGTACGFKLQINDATFYFTPGVPSEFKRMVTFEILPDLSRTYPQVVASECSRLFTFGLSESGISDVLDQLKLPEGYELGYRSYLPFIEVKLFGPKSGLETRVKLMQMVYKLLESNVVSVDEPMIDHIGHIMAERKKTLSVSEVSTKGALSAWLQSNEQVEDCFGHSWVMAEPKESELEKSDPLAATFALAGATREKCGTELALVTGKLEGNTFSIALSSEAGEWGQVLEFYRQYNREDARTIIKTVAADMLRRHLDNKPMFGDYSSLKRVKDMFIPAAILK from the coding sequence ATGACGAAAATCGCAATGTTAAGCACCGGTGAAGAAGTTCTTCATGGAGACATTGTAGACACAAACGCAGCTTGGATGTCTGCTGAGTTTTACCAGCATGGTTTTGCTCTGGCTAAACGTTCAACTGTGGGTGACCAAATGAATGCTCTGATCGAAGAACTTTTGATGCTGAGCTTTAACTATGATGTGGTTATCGTCAACGGTGGTTTGGGACCGACAACTGATGATATGAGTGCTGCGGCCGCTGCTGCTGCTTCAGAACAGAGGTTGGTTATGTTTCCTGAATGGCTTACTCGTATGGAAGAGATGTTTTCTGGACGTGATATGCCGATGCCTGACAGCAACCTAAAACAAGCGCTGTTGCCAGCTAGCTCAGAGATTGTTGATAACCCTGTAGGTACCGCTTGCGGCTTCAAACTACAAATCAACGATGCGACTTTCTATTTCACGCCGGGTGTACCGAGTGAGTTTAAGCGTATGGTGACGTTTGAGATTCTTCCTGATCTGTCGCGCACTTATCCTCAAGTGGTTGCGTCTGAATGCAGCCGACTGTTTACGTTTGGTTTATCTGAGTCAGGCATCTCTGACGTTCTGGACCAATTAAAGCTTCCTGAAGGCTATGAGCTAGGCTACCGCTCTTACTTGCCATTTATTGAGGTGAAGCTGTTTGGGCCAAAATCTGGGTTAGAAACTCGCGTTAAGTTAATGCAGATGGTTTACAAACTGTTAGAAAGTAACGTGGTAAGTGTTGACGAGCCGATGATTGATCACATTGGTCATATTATGGCTGAGAGAAAGAAGACCTTATCAGTATCGGAAGTGTCGACCAAAGGTGCGCTGTCGGCTTGGCTGCAATCGAATGAGCAGGTTGAAGATTGTTTTGGACACTCTTGGGTAATGGCTGAGCCCAAAGAGAGCGAGCTTGAAAAGAGTGACCCATTGGCGGCTACTTTTGCATTAGCTGGCGCAACAAGAGAAAAGTGCGGTACTGAATTAGCCTTGGTGACCGGTAAGTTGGAAGGCAACACATTCAGTATTGCGTTGTCGAGCGAAGCGGGTGAGTGGGGCCAAGTACTTGAGTTCTATCGCCAATATAATCGAGAAGACGCGCGTACCATTATCAAAACCGTTGCGGCAGATATGTTGAGAAGGCATCTAGATAACAAGCCGATGTTTGGTGATTACTCTTCACTAAAACGAGTGAAGGATATGTTTATTCCAGCGGCGATTCTCAAGTAA
- a CDS encoding DUF3943 domain-containing protein, with the protein MAKSPLLMKVTAAFSMLMSVNSVASQYDFDQPINLSYSDECAQDYCVNESLYTYKPSKNYALSESSDQYDLSIDKQPIYLTVSDGKDWDYLMGQTYTILGLSVATVGLMTMLPESITKWDDDQRDISALGKKWKDNVSEGPVWDRDEHFLNYVMHPYFGGVYYTAARHAGYDEFESFLYSWTMSTFFWEYGVEAFAEVPSWQDLFITPFFGAVVGELMLEAEQDIVSSGGEVMGSQTMGDVSLFFLNPVGHIHYWVSDAWGGDAEVNLNTNPWWDNQDAARFAYDAGARYDSQFVGMNFKVTF; encoded by the coding sequence GTGGCCAAATCACCGTTATTAATGAAGGTTACTGCTGCATTTTCAATGCTAATGTCAGTTAACTCGGTTGCAAGCCAATACGACTTCGACCAGCCAATCAACCTTTCTTACTCGGATGAATGTGCTCAAGACTACTGTGTTAATGAAAGCTTGTACACCTACAAGCCTAGCAAGAACTATGCACTAAGCGAATCAAGTGATCAGTACGATCTCTCGATCGACAAACAACCTATCTATCTTACCGTTAGCGATGGCAAAGATTGGGACTACCTTATGGGTCAAACCTACACCATTCTTGGTTTAAGTGTCGCAACGGTTGGTCTAATGACTATGCTACCTGAAAGCATCACTAAGTGGGATGATGACCAACGTGATATCAGTGCGCTAGGTAAGAAGTGGAAGGACAATGTTTCTGAAGGTCCTGTATGGGACCGTGACGAGCACTTCCTGAACTACGTCATGCACCCATACTTTGGTGGTGTTTACTACACCGCAGCTCGACACGCTGGTTACGATGAATTTGAGTCTTTCTTGTACTCTTGGACTATGTCTACATTCTTCTGGGAATACGGTGTAGAAGCATTTGCTGAAGTACCGTCTTGGCAAGATCTCTTCATCACTCCATTCTTCGGTGCTGTTGTCGGTGAATTGATGCTAGAAGCGGAGCAAGATATTGTCTCTTCTGGTGGCGAAGTGATGGGCTCTCAAACCATGGGCGATGTGTCTCTATTCTTCCTAAACCCTGTTGGCCATATCCATTATTGGGTAAGTGATGCTTGGGGTGGTGACGCAGAAGTTAACCTGAATACTAACCCTTGGTGGGATAACCAAGATGCTGCTCGATTCGCCTACGATGCTGGTGCACGATATGATTCTCAGTTTGTTGGTATGAACTTCAAAGTAACCTTCTAA
- a CDS encoding glycine cleavage system protein R produces the protein MNSTFIVNFIGKASPATIKQLAAVTHENDGKWLISKVNFIEDQVAGVLKVQLPAINESVVKDAFSANADLIVQFVDSDHIHNVQDTIHHLRLDSNDRAGIVNEVTHVLDRQGISILDMDCHRVFIAGGGGVSSSLFTSKIAVKLPIEVLIDDVVNELETLSEDTRVIIES, from the coding sequence ATGAACAGTACATTTATCGTAAATTTCATCGGAAAAGCATCACCAGCAACAATCAAGCAACTTGCTGCGGTTACTCACGAAAACGACGGGAAATGGCTCATCAGTAAAGTTAACTTTATTGAAGACCAAGTCGCAGGCGTATTAAAAGTTCAACTTCCAGCCATTAACGAATCGGTAGTGAAAGACGCCTTTAGCGCCAACGCCGACCTCATTGTACAGTTTGTCGATTCAGACCATATACATAATGTTCAAGATACAATACACCACTTGCGACTCGACTCTAACGACCGAGCTGGCATCGTCAACGAAGTAACACATGTCCTAGATAGGCAAGGTATCAGCATTCTCGATATGGATTGTCACCGAGTCTTCATCGCCGGTGGTGGTGGCGTTAGCTCAAGCCTATTTACGTCCAAGATCGCTGTTAAACTACCAATTGAAGTTCTAATCGATGACGTGGTCAATGAACTAGAAACCCTCAGCGAAGATACTCGTGTGATTATTGAGAGTTAA